A genomic window from Megalobrama amblycephala isolate DHTTF-2021 linkage group LG2, ASM1881202v1, whole genome shotgun sequence includes:
- the si:ch211-79m20.1 gene encoding sex-determining region Y protein isoform X1, translating to MMSSRLLLLVLAALAACLRSGRAQGDPLPPSLVDLVMNSPISSVDDLKRLLDVESVEEDDEIPENEMHSNGTHKRLPRSLSIQVAQQAMCKVRTEVMEVTRAMLDRRNANFLLWPPCVEVQRCSGCCNTRIVQCVPVTIETRHLQMTKIQIINRQPVYEKVIIPVEDHVTCSCQSRVSAHSPRLQTTTLALPRPHPKVTLPKSQSKEELHRNDELKHNQRLHLEDKESQELQWQSKNTVTHTQGYQQSPYQHTISHTPVYVSRGDVPTKQTTLGDPHMMSDATQTEEVDHMKSEHSGDGMSKKTQQHYDKHLQEDQQPRPQQPQDKTTPQQPKYNLSHNPVQSGHSIPQSSKLDTFSHTYSHVEVIGQSSGLSEVLNHHSDQSEVRKHHHHHHQSEASNQNMQEREEQQEIQHHLRHQHHRHHQLHQHTTQAVSQQQTSTQKTVTKAPPTTPSAPQTPPPLQPPRKRRRKHRKRMSKASMRAMIMVMS from the exons GGGGACCCTCTCCCTCCATCTCTGGTGGATTTAGTGATGAACAGCCCGATCTCATCCGTAGATGATCTGAAGAGACTTCTGGACGTAGAATCCGTAG AGGAAGATGATGAGATACCCGAGAATGAGATGCACTCTAACGGAACACACAAACGTCTTCCCAGAAGCCTTA GCATTCAGGTGGCCCAGCAGGCCATGTGCAAGGTGAGAACAGAAGTTATGGAAGTGACCCGTGCAATGCTGGACAGACGTAATGCCAACTTCCTGTTATGGCCTCCGTGTGTGGAAGTGCAGCGCTGTTCAGGCTGCTGCAACACACGAATTGTACAATGTGTGCCAGTCACCATAGAAACACGACATTTACAG ATGACGAAAATCCAGATTATCAACCGACAACCAGTCTATGAGAAGGTTATCATACCTGTGGAGGACCATGTGACTTGCAGCTGTCAATCACGTGTTTCTGCGCACAGCCCACGGCTCCAAACGACAACTCTTGCTCTGCCCAGACCCCACCCTAAAGTAACGCTACCAAAGAGCCAATCGAAAGAGGAGCTACATCGCAATGATGAACTTAAACATAATCAAAGGCTCCATTTGGAGGATAAAGAGAGTCAGGAACTACAATGGCAGTCAAAaaacacagtcacacacacacaaggctACCAACAAAGCCCGTACCAACATACAATATCACACACGCCAGTTTATGTGAGCAGAGGAGATGTTCCCACCAAACAAACCACATTAGGAGATCCACACATGATGAGTGATGCAACACAAACAGAGGAGGTCGATCACATGAAATCCGAACACAGTGGTGACGGCATGTCGAAAAAGACGCAACAACATTACGACAAACATCTGCAAGAGGATCAACAGCCAAGACCACAGCAACCACAGGATAAAACGACACCACAGCAACCAAAATACAATCTTTCCCACAATCCCGTCCAATCAGGGCACAGCATACCACAAAGTAGCAAATTAGACACTTTTAGTCACACTTACAGCCATGTTGAGGTGATCGGCCAATCCAGCGGCTTATCAGAAGTGCTAAATCATcactctgaccaatcagaagttAGAAAacatcaccaccaccaccaccaatcAGAAGCAAGTAATCAAAATATGCAGGAAAGGGAAGAGCAGCAAGAAATACAACATCATCTTCGTCACCAACACCACCGACATCATCAGCTTCACCAACATACAACACAAGCAGTTAGCCAACAACAGACAAGCACACAAAAAACAG TGACTAAAGCTCCTCCCACCACCCCCTCAGCCCCACAGACTCCGCCCCCTCTCCAGCCCCCACGGAAGCGCCGACGGAAACATCGGAAGAGGATGAGCAAGGCCTCTATGAGAGCAATGATAAT GGTGATGTCCTGA
- the si:ch211-79m20.1 gene encoding sex-determining region Y protein isoform X2, with amino-acid sequence MHSNGTHKRLPRSLSIQVAQQAMCKVRTEVMEVTRAMLDRRNANFLLWPPCVEVQRCSGCCNTRIVQCVPVTIETRHLQMTKIQIINRQPVYEKVIIPVEDHVTCSCQSRVSAHSPRLQTTTLALPRPHPKVTLPKSQSKEELHRNDELKHNQRLHLEDKESQELQWQSKNTVTHTQGYQQSPYQHTISHTPVYVSRGDVPTKQTTLGDPHMMSDATQTEEVDHMKSEHSGDGMSKKTQQHYDKHLQEDQQPRPQQPQDKTTPQQPKYNLSHNPVQSGHSIPQSSKLDTFSHTYSHVEVIGQSSGLSEVLNHHSDQSEVRKHHHHHHQSEASNQNMQEREEQQEIQHHLRHQHHRHHQLHQHTTQAVSQQQTSTQKTVTKAPPTTPSAPQTPPPLQPPRKRRRKHRKRMSKASMRAMIMVMS; translated from the exons ATGCACTCTAACGGAACACACAAACGTCTTCCCAGAAGCCTTA GCATTCAGGTGGCCCAGCAGGCCATGTGCAAGGTGAGAACAGAAGTTATGGAAGTGACCCGTGCAATGCTGGACAGACGTAATGCCAACTTCCTGTTATGGCCTCCGTGTGTGGAAGTGCAGCGCTGTTCAGGCTGCTGCAACACACGAATTGTACAATGTGTGCCAGTCACCATAGAAACACGACATTTACAG ATGACGAAAATCCAGATTATCAACCGACAACCAGTCTATGAGAAGGTTATCATACCTGTGGAGGACCATGTGACTTGCAGCTGTCAATCACGTGTTTCTGCGCACAGCCCACGGCTCCAAACGACAACTCTTGCTCTGCCCAGACCCCACCCTAAAGTAACGCTACCAAAGAGCCAATCGAAAGAGGAGCTACATCGCAATGATGAACTTAAACATAATCAAAGGCTCCATTTGGAGGATAAAGAGAGTCAGGAACTACAATGGCAGTCAAAaaacacagtcacacacacacaaggctACCAACAAAGCCCGTACCAACATACAATATCACACACGCCAGTTTATGTGAGCAGAGGAGATGTTCCCACCAAACAAACCACATTAGGAGATCCACACATGATGAGTGATGCAACACAAACAGAGGAGGTCGATCACATGAAATCCGAACACAGTGGTGACGGCATGTCGAAAAAGACGCAACAACATTACGACAAACATCTGCAAGAGGATCAACAGCCAAGACCACAGCAACCACAGGATAAAACGACACCACAGCAACCAAAATACAATCTTTCCCACAATCCCGTCCAATCAGGGCACAGCATACCACAAAGTAGCAAATTAGACACTTTTAGTCACACTTACAGCCATGTTGAGGTGATCGGCCAATCCAGCGGCTTATCAGAAGTGCTAAATCATcactctgaccaatcagaagttAGAAAacatcaccaccaccaccaccaatcAGAAGCAAGTAATCAAAATATGCAGGAAAGGGAAGAGCAGCAAGAAATACAACATCATCTTCGTCACCAACACCACCGACATCATCAGCTTCACCAACATACAACACAAGCAGTTAGCCAACAACAGACAAGCACACAAAAAACAG TGACTAAAGCTCCTCCCACCACCCCCTCAGCCCCACAGACTCCGCCCCCTCTCCAGCCCCCACGGAAGCGCCGACGGAAACATCGGAAGAGGATGAGCAAGGCCTCTATGAGAGCAATGATAAT GGTGATGTCCTGA